In a genomic window of Chrysemys picta bellii isolate R12L10 chromosome 1, ASM1138683v2, whole genome shotgun sequence:
- the LOC101944794 gene encoding olfactory receptor 51G2-like has product MSAVNVTMGAAVFLLTGIPGQEDIQNVWISLPFCLTYGISIVGNSIILFIIKTDPSLHVPMYIFLSMLGITDLGLSIATIPTILGIYLFNSREISFDACFAQLFFIHSLQCIESSVLLLMAFDRFIAIRDPLRYASILTLPKITKMGLVCVLRGVAVMLPLTILLKQFRYCRVNVLSHSYCMHQEVMMMACSDISVNNIYGLFTKLLTMGFDSLLIFLSYVMILKTVLSIASNAECLRALNTCVSHLCAVLIFYTPDIFLSVIYRFGKSSSPLLQILLGYISLLLPPLLNPIVYCVKSKHLRARIIRMFVK; this is encoded by the coding sequence ATGTCAGCTGTCAATGTAACCATGGGAGctgcagtgttccttctcaccgggatacctgggcaggaagaTATCCAAAATGTCTGGATTTCTCTTCCCTTCTGCTTAACGTATGGTATTTCAATAGTAGGAAATTCAatcattctgttcattataaaaacagatccaagcctccatgtgcccatgtacattttcctttccatgttgggcATCACAGACCTTGGCTTATCGATAGCCACCATACCGACGATATTGGGTATATACTTGTTTAACTCTAGGGAGATCAGCTTCGATGCCTGTTTtgcccagctgttcttcatccactcGCTTCAATGCATTGAATCCTCTGTGCtcttgttgatggcctttgaccgcttcatTGCTATCCGTGACCCACTAAGATATGCCTCCATTTTAACCCTGCCTAAAATAACCAAGATGGGACTGGTGTGTGTTCTAAGAGGGGTGGCCGTAATGCTCCCACTCACCATTCTTCTGAAACAGTTCCGATACTGTCGAGTGAATGTCCTCTCCCATTCTTACTGCATGCACCAGGAGGTCATGATGATGGCTTGTTCGGATATCAGTGTCAACAATATCTATGGCTTGTTTACTAAACTCTTAACAATGGGGTTTGATTCGCTTctcatcttcctctcttatgtaatgatcctcaaaacagtgctgagcattGCGTCCAACGCTGAGTGCctcagggccctgaacacctgtgtctcccacctctgtgccgtCCTTATTTTCTACACACCAGACATCTTCCTGTCTGTGATATACAGATTCGGAAAGAGCTCTTCTCCCTTACTTCAGATTCTTCTGGGCTAcatctccctgctgctccctcccttGTTGAACCCAATTGTGTACtgtgtgaaaagcaaacaccttcgtgcGAGAATAATCAGGATGTTTGTCAAGTGA
- the LOC101936060 gene encoding olfactory receptor 51G2-like: MSAVNDTKFNSAVFLLTGIPGYEEVHLWISIPFCLMYVILIVGNSVILFIIKTDPSLHEPMYIFLSMLALTDLGLSIATIPTILGIFLFNAREISFDACFAQLFFIHSLQCIESSVLLLMAFDRYVAICYPLRYASILTLQRIAKMGLVCVLRGVTVIIPLPLLLKRFRYCRANVLSHSYCLHQDIMKLACSDITVNSIYGLSGSLLIMGLDSLLIFLSYVMILKTVLSVASPAECLRALNTCVSHLCVVLLFYTPEISLTVIHRFGNSSSHLLQILLSYIYLLVPPLMNPVVYSVKSKHLRARIIRVFVK, translated from the coding sequence atgtcagctgtcaatgacaccaaattcaactctgcagtgttccttctcacCGGGATACCTGGGTACGAAGAGGTGCATCTCTggatctctatccccttctgcCTAATGTATGTTATTTTGATagtaggaaattcagtcattctgttcattataaaaacagatccaagcctccatgagcccatgtacattttcctttccatgttggcccTCACAGACCTTGGCTTATCGATAGCCACCATACCGACGATACTGGGCATATTCTTGTTTAATGCTAGGGAGATCAGCTTTGATGCCTGTTTTGCCCAGTTGTTTTTTATCCACTCGCTTCAATGCATTGAATCCTCCGTGCtcttgttgatggcctttgaccgctaTGTAGCGATCTGTTACCcactgagatatgcttccatcttaacACTGCAAAGAATAGCCAAGATGGGACTGGTGTGTGTGCTAAGAGGAGTAACCGTAATAATCCCACTCCCCCTTCTCCTGAAACGGTTCCGATATTGTCGAGCCAATGTCCTGtcccattcctactgcctgcACCAGGACATCATGAAGCTGGCTTGTTCAGACATCACAGTCAACAGCATCTATGGCTTGTCTGGTTCACTCTTAATTATGGGGTTGGACTCGctgctcatcttcctctcttatgtgatgatcctcaaaactGTGCTGAGTGTTGCGTCCCCTGCGGAGTGCctcagggccctgaacacctgtgTCTCCCACCTCTGCGTTGTCCTGCTCTTCTACACACCAGAGATAAGCTTGACTGTGATACACAGATTCGGAAACAGCTCTTCTCACTTGCTTCAGATTCTCCTGAGCTACATCTACCTTCTCGTCCCGCCTCTGATGAACCCAGTCGTGTACagcgtgaaaagcaaacaccttcgtgcGAGGATCATCAGGGTGTTCGTCAAGTGA
- the LOC101945071 gene encoding olfactory receptor 51G2-like produces MSAVNDTSFNSAVFLLTGIPGQEDVHLWISIPFCLMYVISIVGNSVILFIIKTDPSLHEPMYIFLSMLAVTDIGISIATIPTILGIFLFNSREISFDACLAQLFFIHLLQCIESSVLLLMAFDRFVAICNPLRYASILTLLRIAKMGLVCVLRGVAVIIPLPLLLKRFRYCRANVLSYSYCLHQDIMLACSDITVNSIYGLSGSLLINGLDSLLIFLSYVMIIKTVLSVASPAECLRALNTCVSHLCVVLIFYTPEISLTVIHRFGNSSSHLLPILLGYIYLLVPPLLNPVMYSVKSKHLRARIIRVFIK; encoded by the coding sequence atgtcagctgtcaatgacaccagCTTCAACTCTGCAGTGTTCCTACTGAccgggatacctgggcaggaagacgtccatctctggatctctatccccttctgcCTAATGTATGTTATTTCAATagtaggaaattcagtcattctgttcattataaaaacagatccaagcctccatgagcccatgtacatttttCTTTCCATGTTGGCAGTCACAGATATTGGCATATCAATAGCCACCATACCGACGATACTGGGCATATTCTTGTTTAACTCTAGGGAGATCAGCTTTGATGCCTGTTTAGCCCAGTTGTTCTTTATCCACTTGCTTCAATGTATTGAATCCTCCGTGCtcttgttgatggcctttgaccgctttgtcgcaatctgtaacccactgagatatgcttccatcttaacccTGCTGAGAATAGCCAAGATGGGACTGGTGTGTGTGCTAAGAGGAGTAGCCGTAATAATCCCACTCCCCCTTCTCCTGAAACGGTTCCGATATTGTCGAGCCAATGTGCTGTCCTATTCCTACTGCCTGCACCAGGACATCATGCTGGCTTGTTCAGACATCACAGTCAACAGCATCTACGGCTTGTCTGGTTCACTCTTAATTAATGGGTTGGACTCGctgctcatcttcctctcttatgtgatgatcatcaaaacagtgctgagcGTCGCATCTCCCGCAGAGTGCctcagggccctgaacacctgtgtctcccacctctgtgttGTCCTGATCTTCTATACACCAGAGATAAGCTTGACTGTGATACACAGATTCGGGAATAGCTCTTCTCACTTGCTTCCGATTCTCCTGGGCTACATCTACCTGCTGGTCCCGCCCCTGTTGAACCCAGTCATGTACagcgtgaaaagcaaacaccttcgtgcGAGGATAATCAGGGTGTTCATCAAATGA